One genomic segment of Helianthus annuus cultivar XRQ/B chromosome 14, HanXRQr2.0-SUNRISE, whole genome shotgun sequence includes these proteins:
- the LOC110908652 gene encoding uncharacterized protein LOC110908652, with product MMLCSELNIQIQTWLRDYDKIQSVAVVLIHIQIGCALIGSLGALYTGVCVVNLGIALFALVAIENSSQRLGRTYAVLLFSAILLDILWFILFGHEIWYMSSGIYGKFAVFSVKLTLLMQIVGLSVRSSSSLLWIQMYRLGSSQVDSSCPQDGDQDLRNSFINPATPAFIRPNFGPEDGLGGSIYDPVYYSSLFSDNQDEGFLREGENHFSSPDRSIPDAPLLKPSLSGSFQTIHETSVEGRLGSYRSAGL from the exons atGATGCTTTGTTCTGAATTGAACATTCAGATACAGACATGGCTCCGTGATTACGACAAGATTCAATCCGTTGCTGTGGTTCTAATTCACATTCAA ATTGGTTGTGCTTTGATTGGATCATTGGGAGCATTATACACTGGAGTTTGTGTGGTTAACCTTGGGATTGCCTTGTTTGCGTTAGTTGCTATTGAGAATAGCAGCCAGAGACTTGGGAGAACCTATGCTGTTCTTTTGTTTTCGGCAATTTTATTAGACATTTTGTGGTTCATCCTTTTCGGTCACGAAATCtg GTACATGTCCTCTGGGATTTATGGAAAGTTTGCTGTATTTTCAGTAAAACTCACTCTACTAATGCAAATTGTTGGGCTCTCGGTGAGGTCATCATCTTCACTGTTATGGATACAAATGTATAGGTTAGGGTCTTCGCAAGTAGATAGTTCGTGCCCCCAAGATGGCGACCAGGATTTGAGGAACAGTTTTATAAATCCCGCCACCCCTGCTTTCATTAGACCTAATTTTGGTCCCGAAGATGGTTTAGGAGGTTCTATATATGACCCGGTCTACTACTCGTCTCTTTTTTCAGATAATCAAGATGAAGGATTTTTACGTGAG GGTGAAAATCATTTCAGTAGCCCGGATAGGTCTATACCCGATGCTCCTTTGTTGAAACCGTCTCTGAGCGGATCTTTCCAGACTATACAT GAAACAAGTGTAGAAGGCAGGCTCGGGAGTTATCGAAGTGCGGGATTATGA